The genomic interval GCATGCATGTGGGGGCGGCCGGGTCGGGTCGGGTTGGGTTGCACCACCCCGGCCTGTAAGagttaatatatatgcatggttaAGCAAGCACTACATTGCATTTGCTAAAGTGGAGCAACTTAATTAACAAGAGCTGCATGctgggatggatggatgaacgTACTACCTACGGTTGGTTAATTACGTTGGACCTGACGACGGAACATCACCTGAACCGTACCACACTGATTTTATCGGGGTGAgctcgctcgatcgatcatgAGCCAACGGTGGCACCCTGCATGCATGGTTCATCTCTCATGGCGCTCAATGATCTCGAGTGTACTATAATTACTACCTAGCCGACTTGCTCATCGATGTGCTCGGTTAATTTGTTGAATGTGAATGTAATTGTAATTACGTCGTTATTTAGGATCGatcataataaataaaacgatattaccttttcaaatttctactacacctaactaattaatatgtcTGGTAGTATAGTTTAATCATaatcattaaataaaaatatatcaacgaTCGATGTCAATTAAATTGTACCGCCAGTAGAATGTACCGGAGAGAGGGACGCTATCAATTTTTGgccagtagctagctagcttatatatctatatatatattcgtcaATTATATAATGTACGGGGAAATGGAAGGTACAAAGCTAGCAATCTTTGCGTAAGAGAAGAAGATCGATTTGGTGGGTAGCACGCAATCTCATGGTGTTTTGTCTTGATTCATTGGCCGGTACCCTGCAGCATGCATGGACCACATGCACGAACATGCTCGCTCGCAGCTAGACGGACATATGCATGGCATGGCAGCGTGCATGATCGAGAAAGACGATGACATTactagccagccagccagccattgCCATTGTCGTCTTCCTTCTTGGCCTCGCTAAACTCTACTACTCCTTTATACTATTAATTACGAGTGCGTGCTACTGCATGGTAGATATTGCGTGGTTGACATGCGTCGTGCCAAaaccatcgatcgatcgatcaatcaacAAACTCTTATTCCAAGATGGATctactctatatatatacatatatagcacagtatatgtataatgtatatatacataattaattaacttatcTGACAAATATTGGTTTGGAAGCCAACAGACAACATACATGAAAGACAAACTAGCTAGTTGAGGCAGGCAGGCTAGCTGCTTCCTGGCCATATGTAATCGATCATATATATGTCACCAGCTAGCTACGTACCTCATGCATTAAGTTTAATTAGCCAAAACTGCCGCTTGCTTGCTTAATTCAtaccaacatatatatatatatatatgctactaCATATATACGGAACACACAAGAAAACTTTAATTAGCCATTGCAACCTGCATGCAtggttcaaatatatatataaatccaaAGACGAAATAGCTAGTGTTGAGCAATCCATGCGTGTACGAGTAAGTATTTAATTAAACCGCAGTAAAAGTAAATCAAAACTATCAGAATATATGAGCTAAAACGAGGACGGCCGGTCACAAATTCAGTTATATATCAATGTTAACTAACCAGAACTAGTACAATCTTTAATTTCCGTCATCTATATATCTCGGTTTACTGAACTGACCCAGAAATAACCTGAAATATTATTCAGGGACCAATAGAAACATGAATGCATgtagcccagcccagcccaatAACCCATTAGCTCATCCTTATTTTGTCTTCAGTACTTTGAATCTCTCATGCCATAAACTCTAATCAAtttcaagtatatatatatatatatatatatatatatatatatatatatatatatatatatatatatatatatgtatatgtggtgaTGTCCATATGCAACTGCATAGTGATTAATACAAGCATGATTGCTCGTTTATCATGTTAACATGATATTTGTCTTTAGTAGTGAGCATTTGGAATGCAGCAGtgtaacaaattaattaggaagAGCGGATCTGGAAATTTTTCTTAAGAGTAGATAAGCATAAGAATGAcgatttatgaataaaaaatgcaCGTAACTAAATGACTATAACCTTATGAAACATTTTCCCTTGTCGTAAGTAAAGTTGGTAATACACAATTATTTTCATTCGTTTCGCATAGAACATGTTCTGGCCTTTCTAAATACATATAGATATTAATGAAACTAAATAGACATACAACACACAATCATCGATGCATGGATAAAACTAGATATAATCAaatcattttataatatatatgaaatatatggaATTGGAGAGAGTATGATTTActaggattaaaaaaaatactcactCGATTCTAATATAGATGTATTTCTAGCACTGTAGAGGCAATTTAGTTACAAGAAAAATGACTTAAATGTGAGGATTACATAAACAGATTATATGGAGTGAAAGGTAGGTAGACATAAAAATGGATAGAACTTTGAATGCGAGGTTATCGATAGGATAATACTTCACAACTGCACtctttacaaaataaatttaaatcccaaaaatatacttatgaGATACGGGTAATAATTGGAAACAAACACTCCCAATCTTTTCCCTTCTGCTTATGAACCTAAAATGTGAGGATTTGGTCAAGCAATTTTGATTGGCCAGCCTATCGGTATGGCATCCCTTCTCCTTAGTCTTTTTTGGCGCATCCAGCTTTAGCACGATCGAGATAGAAGTGTTTGTTGCACTAAGGAAGGGAAGGTTTatgttaaaattaatttatagaatATAATAACATGgtgattttaattatttgtcttgtatttaatCTGAGTACGTATTTAAAGAATTATAGAtgattataatatttaaagttttaactaaattttatattaaacgataaaattacaaatatttctGGCGGGAGAGAATACAATTGATGCCGAGACGAGAGAGACTAGTCAGCCATacagagatagagagagagagagtgtgtgtgttttgCTAACAAAAAAGCTAGGCAATTAAGGTAGAGGTTAGCGAATAGTGATGAGTATAtaagagggaggggaggggagggggagtgaGAGCAGAGCgagcgcagcagcagcagcacgcacCAACACGTACacatatagatagatagatagatagatagatacagTTTTGCTGATCGATGATggtgcagcagcagaagcagaagcaggtGGTGTTCGACGCCTCCGTGCTGAGCGGCCAGATGGACATCCCCTCACAGTTCATCTGGCCGCCCGACGAgaccccctcctccctccccgccgACCACCTCGACGTCCCGCTCAtcgacgtcggcgccgccgtcgaccgccACGAGGTGGTCCGCCTTGTCGGCGAGGCGTGCCAGGCCCACGGCTTCTTCCTCGTCGTCAACCACGGCATCGACGCCGCGCTGCTGGAGGACGCTCACCGCTGCATGGACGCCTTCTTCACGCTGCCGCTGGCAGACAAGCAGCGCGcgcagcgccgcgccggcgagagCTGCGGCTACGCCAGCAGCTTCACGGGCCGGTTCGCCTCCAAGCTGCCGTGGAAGGAGACGCTGTCGTTCAGGTactcggcggcgggcgacggcgagggggtgGCGGACTACCTGGTGGGGAAGCTCGGGGAGGAGCACGGGAGGCGGCTGGGGGAGGTGTACGAGCGCTACTGCGGCGAGATGAGCCGGCTGTCGCTGGAGCTGATGGAGGTGCTGGGAGAGAGCCTGCTGGGCCTGGGCGTCGGCGACCGCCACCACTACTTCCGGCGATTCTTCGAGACCAACGACTCCATCATGCGCCTCAACTACTACCCGCCGTGCCAGAGGCCACTGGAGACGCTCGGCACGGGGCCGCACTGCGACCCGACGTCGCTCACCATCCTCCACCAGGACGACGTCGGCGGCCTCGAGGTGTGGGTGGACGGCCGGTGGCGCAGCATCCGCCCACGCCCGGGAGCGCTGGTGGTCAACGTCGGCGACACCTTCATGGCGCTCTCCAACGGCCGCTACCGGAGCTGCCTGCACAGAGCGGTGGTCAACAgcagggcggcgcggcggtcgcTGGCCTTCTTCCTGTGCCCGGAGATGGACCGGGTGGTGCGGCCGCCGGGGGAGCTGGTCGACGACGAGAACCCGCGCGCGTACCCGGACTTCACGTGGCGGGCGCTGCTGGACTTCACGCAGCGCCATTACAGGGCGGACATGCGCACGCTCGAGGCCTTCTCCGACTGGCTGCACCTCCATGACCATGCCCATGCccatgccaccaccacctccacctagCTTAGCCATCCCTTTCCCATAGAGTATTCCTATACTTATACTAGTATACCAACTTCCATTATTTACCTTAGCTCCACCTACTGCATCCATATCTTTCATCACCATTACCATTAATTgcggcttaattaattactccatcttcttaattactatttattaGACCTCCAAGGCTACCTTAATTAATTGGTGGGCTAGCTATACAGTTTTAAGGACACATACAAAGGGCACTCATTGCAGTCTCTGTCGCTGCATGCTCGCTGACGTGGAAAAGAGACAATAGGAACTAGAAAATTGGTTGTTTGCATGAAATCGGCAAAACATTGACTCTTGGCGCATAGAACGAGTAGACAACCAGAAAATCTGCTTTGTAACgtgtgctgactctaatcCGAGGCGTCGACCAGATGAAATGCGAaagagaaattaattagtctattaaTTATGAAGAAACAGCTTGAGAGACTGTCCTTTACATAATGAGTTTTTCCTGATGACATGACTTGAGATAGAGCCTATAATGGGCTTTAGCATTAAACGTGCCCTAATATCATGTCAGTACTAGTTAATTTGTTTACGAGAGATGTAACGAGCCAAGACATTCACGATGTAATGACTAGAATGATTTTCGTATAATTAAATGAGTTACCACATAtgatgaaagatgatgtgatgagtaattaaatgaataaaaaGAGGAAAACCATGTCTTGTATCAGACATGTTTCTATACAACACCTAAAAGATAATGAGAGAtgagtagcattaaatttatatgtgaatTAGTAGTGTTTTTAATGTAAGAGTAATATCTAGTACTAATCTTTTATGACGTGAAGGATGAAggatatagaaaacatgagcAGTGTGTTGCATCAGGATTGCTCTTGGCTACCTATTATACTTCACTTCTCACTAGCTGTTGTTGCTAATGGTTGCTGTCACGCACTAATTAAGCTACACCAGGGATCATTGATAGATGGATTGATCGGAGGAATGACTGGTATACGGAGCCAAGATAGTTATTACCCTCGctcaaaaatataagcataatttcttttagatttttgAAGGAATAAATGTTAAGAAGAGAAGACTATGACctcttttaataaataaaatattgatggGTGGAAGGGTTCTAggtaagaaaaagaaatagaaagaATCTTTTATgtgaaacaaataataaaactataaatagtacaataaatacttatatatttaatgtaaaatttaaattaaataaatagttaCCTCTTCGAAACTTCTGGGTGAATGGTCTTTCAGGATTGGTCGTTGTGTCACCACCACCCACCTATCCTACACATTCGATCAAGGTTGTCACTTACAGATTGGAGGTGGAAAGAGAAGGACGATATGaatgatggatgcatgtgtgTAAATTAtgtgttgtttggtttggtttctaTTTTGTCGTTTGCCCTGTCGGTCCTTTCGTCTGCTTTTTAGCTGATGCATGGTGGATCGAGTAGCTACAGAAAGATACTCtgagtgatcgatcgatgatcaATCATCAATCTCATCTTTTGGCTGCCAGCTGCCGGCCGCCTCAtttcatcgatcgatctcctgtCCATCATTTAATTTCCTCTAGCTATGTGAAATATattgaatagaaaaaaactcCTATAATCCGTATTACGTATTACACGaggatttatatatgtatcgcACAATTCACATGGATGTCTATataacgtatataaaatatagaacctgtagttaaaaatattatattatatcataTCTGTTTAGGATTTAATTTTACCTctagatattttattggaCTTTGTTATATCATATTTGTATATGCCTTGCACTCTCTACCGGCGGCCAGTAACTGAATACTGCAGCGCGCGTACGTTCATGCATGAATACTGGATATATGGTACATTCATATACTGGGATCTATAtccatacacacacacacacacacacacacacacacacatatatatatatatatatatatatatatatatatatatatatatatatatacatgcaccaCCAGTCACGGGcctgaataaataaatatatatatatatatatagtctagctacggtgagttgcaactcacgagTTGCTTCATGAGtcggggtccaaaaacatatcaaatcatctctaaatttcgatttatatggctcactagattattcatatcaaaatcttgtagcacgcaaaaattttctatttttagagatttttaagtattttttgagatttctAAAAGTGATcgtactatattaataaaataatcaatgtgttatgtaccacttttaaaaatctaaaataatacttaaaaatctccaaaaatgaaaaaatttgcgtgctacaagattttgatacaaagaatctagtgagccatataaatcaaaatttagagatgatttgatatgtttttggaccccgactcacggagcagcccgtgagttgcaactcaccgtagctaatatatatatatatatatatatatatatatatatatatatatatatatatatatatatatatatatattactacaaTTCACACCCGTTTCATAATTCTTATCCATTTAGATAAGATTACAAACggacttttaaaaatttaaccattAATAATTTTTCGAACATCATGAATTATAACAgaatactttaataaaaaagaatttattattttttatatactttaaaataaaattacagtTATAGATAAACTTATAAAAACACGACGTTGGCTCAAACGATAATAATTTAAccggagggagggagtacgtACTGCTGCTGTACTACACAACTGTTTACTGAAGAAAGCTTGATTGCTTTAGGCGTGATGAGTTGGGTGTACGGGTGGAGATCTGGGAGAAATAtctaggggttgtttagtgaGCTTTACGTTACGAGAAGTAGCGGTTTGATAGTCAGTTttaagaatctagaaaagcgtttaaacccagcttctccagcttctggattcttggTTCATTTTCCAATATctataactacagattctcagaaactgtAGACCGTTTGAGACAGCTTCTaacagaagcagcttttgaaaaaagctatagctagctaagaAAAACTCCTCAACCAGGCCCATAGATCGATCAGCTGATGAAACAATAGTGATATGAATGATTAACAGTGAAAGCTGGCTGCTACACTGCACTGCTGTGCATGCTACTACTGTGCTAAcccaacaaattaattagtaaattGCTGATGCTCCTCCGTAATGTGGCTAGCTAGCAACAATCGATCCATCCATATTTGAGCTAGCGGCTGTACGTACCTACCTACATTCATGGAGTATATATCATGTGGCATTGTGTCATGGTGATGGTATTCGAGTCATTGTATCACTTTAATATAATCATTtgagatcaataaaaaattttttatctaaaatgtGACATGATTATGGTACCTTTCACTAACTAGGGACAGtaaatttaactattatatttttataagtatattaaatattttatttaaaactttagtaagatatatttaacaatcatctattttaatatgatatatgatatatatatttatcgtAATGTTTTATATTCTAGTAATAtttattcctataaaatttctattacaCATGTACCTATATGTACCTATATAGTACtatatagtataaaaaaactagaccAACAATTTGCAAGTGTGatatcttgaaaaaaaaaatctagtataTCAGAGCGTCAGAGGGTCAGAGTTTGATTGATGGAACTCAACCGATCGAGGATGCTTGCTGTCGCCCAGCTAACGACGACAACTACCAGGCGGCGTCTTTTCTCGTTGTCGATAATGGATTGATTACCGTGGATACGTTttctaaacttttaaattgagtttttctatattaaaaacttctaatgtatataaagtttctaaaacaaattaacaatctttttaatatatgtttagtcattcgtcttatttaaaaaatttacaaaatatgtaaagctatatatgcataaaagtatacttaataataaatgaaatgatataaaataattaataattatataatttttttaataagacgactggtcaaacatgtaaaaaaatcaacggcgtcaaacatttgggacggaggtagtagcttaTTAGTAATGACCATTTGAGTTAACGTTGGTACAGTACTACACCACCAAAATTGAAACTAAATcgtagatataaaatttaagtaagACGAATCGTCAAACGtgtatgaaaaaattaacaacatcAAATATTGGGGGACGGAGGAAATACTACTCCATCATTATATTTGTGCTGCTCCTGTATACTGTATACATCCATCAAGTATTCAAGTCCTGCAGCCACATGTAAATAATTAAGCCAGCTAGCTACATGCGTTTCATGGTACCTACTACAGTACTGCTGTCAGATTCTCTTGTCAATTGTACCAACGACGTCTAGGACAATATATGCATGATTGCTTAAGCTACAGCTTACAAACCACAAGCCATAATTTCacccctttgtttttactAGCACAATATCCATGCATCGTTAcacaactttaaaaaattacatcgACACATTACCAAAAGCAATCTCCTTTTATACTTTAGTTACTAAAAAAGATGCATCATTGATACATATTGGGTTAGATTTCACGGTTTGTCTAATGTCTCTGGATTATATCGTCACTGCTGCAAAATGATCTTCCTGGACGGCCCTCTCTCTAATTTTCAAGCGGATCGTGAGAGGCCATCTATGATGTACCCAGTTACAAGGAGAGGACATAACTCGCTAACAAAAGCTTATTTTCATGAGCGGACCAGCAACATGCCTATATGAGAAAATCAATTTACGCGTGCTTGCAAAAATACTATATgaacaccccccccccctccccggATGATGCTAGATTCGCACTCCCCCTTCCCCCACTCCAGTTCAAAGGGGTATAGCTTATTTAGTTTAAAGTGGATTGCACCTTGAGTcatatttttactaaagtttttatttttggaccaGGTAAATTTGTCGTTGGTGCGATTTGGACCACCCAAATAATTTTTCCAGTAAGCATCAACGTCCTCAAACATATTGGCTCCCGTACACTAACAGCCTCTCATATACGTGAAGTCCATGTGTTTGCCAAAAGGGACACAAAACATGTATggatagaaaaattattctgGATGTTTCAAACTCGAAAATGAAAATAAGGGTTCAGGAATGACCCAGTGAAACTTGGATAATAAAAGATGGTCCAAAGTGTAGTTTACTCCTTATTCACTTGACATTGGATTGAAGTGATAACTCTGTAAGTTCTTGctcaattaaatatataaagccaGGTTTCAGGGAGATGAAGATGTAAATATCATGTTTGGCTACGCACCTTGTGGTTTAATGAGCAAAACCATTTTGAGAAAACGTTATTTTCTTGGGAAACTCGATAGGGATTatcttataaaataataaggtTAGCTACaattaataaagtatttttttactatccttaaaAGGTACCTCAATGTACCAACAAAAACTCTAAgcacaaatttttggtatctcaagatatcacattttttatattaaaaagtgCGATgccttaagatattttttcaagaatgataaaaaagctaattaaaaaagcaaaatcaaacatctccCTCTTCTTATCCcaatctatttttcttattgcGGACCCATGCACCATGACTCCAACACGAAAACCTAATTGGTGAAGCTATCACCATCTCACTAAAATCGATGGGACTCACCGGAACTAGAGGATGCATGAGCTTGGGCACAAATCACTGCACGcacctaatatatatatggtccaAATCTATATATAAGATTTCTTTTGCGGTCGAATTCGTCGATAAAAATGTAGGACCAAAAATAACAGGCCatactttttgttggtttGCATCCATCCATTGGTCATTAATTTGTCCTGGGACGAAAGTGAAGAAAAGTGGGAGCCAGCAGTGACATGCTTCATACCGCCGTAGATGCAATTAATCAGTTGAGGGTTAAAATCtgaaatggatggatggatcgttGGTTGGGTCCAGCCAGCACGCATGCATGGTTGTGGTTGCATACCCGACAagattagctagctagatcaGCACTTGGATCAGCAAGCAGTACGTAGAAGATCGAATTGAAGTAgattgatggatggatggatggaatggAAGAAGATTTGATTGGACACGCGcgcattcattcattcattcattcattcattcattcattcattcatgcatatatgcaaacaAAGGACCACAAACCCGTCCGGCCTCATCACTTCGATCGTTTCATTCCATATATCGATCGATGGAACAAATGCCCCTTCCTTCCTTCAATTAATCTTGTCCACACACTACACCCCCTACCCCTCACTCTTACAACAttgcatatacatacatacatacatacatacatatacatatatatatatatatatatatatatatatatatatatgcgccttcgtgcatgcatgcatgcatgcatggtcccGCGAATTCAATGCAATCTAATCATATacagtgtgtatatatactctaatctaatctaatctgaCCTAACCTAATCTATCTATCTGCCTTTATGTGAACCCATACATCAGATACCAGCTACCCGGCCGGCTGCCTCATCGAATTTGCACAAAGTCGCTCCTATATGTAATAAATCCTCGCATCagatttcagtcaaatttaatcaatttttataatatgaatatgagtttaaaaattttagatctaagtttatatatactaagtggatacatccATTATACTAGAATGAattgaacttattttagataaatgaTTTGGTGTGAATCAGACTAAAGTGGATATTAAATCTATCTGGGTTATGTCCTcatgaataataattggtgactTGGTTTGGTGGACTAATTTATGAAGAGTT from Oryza brachyantha chromosome 3, ObraRS2, whole genome shotgun sequence carries:
- the LOC102713346 gene encoding gibberellin 20 oxidase 1-like encodes the protein MMVQQQKQKQVVFDASVLSGQMDIPSQFIWPPDETPSSLPADHLDVPLIDVGAAVDRHEVVRLVGEACQAHGFFLVVNHGIDAALLEDAHRCMDAFFTLPLADKQRAQRRAGESCGYASSFTGRFASKLPWKETLSFRYSAAGDGEGVADYLVGKLGEEHGRRLGEVYERYCGEMSRLSLELMEVLGESLLGLGVGDRHHYFRRFFETNDSIMRLNYYPPCQRPLETLGTGPHCDPTSLTILHQDDVGGLEVWVDGRWRSIRPRPGALVVNVGDTFMALSNGRYRSCLHRAVVNSRAARRSLAFFLCPEMDRVVRPPGELVDDENPRAYPDFTWRALLDFTQRHYRADMRTLEAFSDWLHLHDHAHAHATTTST